One Tenebrio molitor chromosome 2, icTenMoli1.1, whole genome shotgun sequence genomic region harbors:
- the LOC138123247 gene encoding venom serine protease 34-like isoform X1, whose protein sequence is MFGSVYVKLYQVMGLASIFNFLMPMSMAIDPTCDYFQELVMGQEYYIYNLEYPSSYSQSVSCRWSGTSPEDTVIILTCDDIDIPSSTDCQGDRLAISLTGDSNLKDATNYCGTTATTVVTQGNSITVGLFSTSTSPGGRFACSLTAMQAAPMTTTSERPNICDCGWRHQTRIVGGHDTGVNEFPSMAAILDRYTTDAFCGASIISDRYALTAAHCLLHKQPSDLGLLVGDHNLTSGTDTTAAALYAISDFKQHSNYDADTQLNDIAVVRTNLRIKFGLFVGPVCLPFRYTVVDFYSQIVTALGWGFTDFSGQKSDTLQEVDLSIVSNKECAAAIPDPVTTNQICTYAPAKDTCLSDSGGPLLWQDPSTRKLQLVGIISYGIGCATTKPAVNTRVTSYLSWVVSVTSDAVYCIK, encoded by the exons ACGTAAAGTTGTATCAAGTGATGGGTCTTGCTAGCATCTTCAATTTTCTGATGCCCATGTCAATGGCAATAGACCCAACCTGCGACTACTTCCAAGAACTGGTGATGGGTCAAGAATACTACATCTACAATCTGGAATATCCCAGCTCATACTCACAGTCCGTCTCTTGTCGGTGGAGCGGAACGAGTCCCGAGGATACCGTAATTATCTTGACCTGTGACGATATTGACATTCCGTCG TCCACCGACTGCCAAGGCGACCGCCTTGCCATATCTTTAACCGGCGACTCGAACCTCAAAGATGCTACCAATTACTGCGGCACGACCGCTACGACAGTAGTCACACAAGGCAATTCCATTACAGTTG GGTTGTTCTCGACGAGTACCAGTCCCGGTGGTCGCTTCGCTTGCTCTTTAACTGCGATGCAAGCAGCTCCAATGACCACAACTTCAGAAAGACCCAATATTTGTGACTGTGGCTGGAGACATCAA ACACGAATTGTAGGGGGGCATGATACTGGAGTTAACGAGTTCCCATCGATGGCGGCTATTTTGGATCGGTACACTACGGATGCCTTCTGTGGAGCTTCTATTATTTCCGATAGGTACGCTCTAACGGCTGCTCACTGTCTTCTGCATAAACAACCGAGTGATTTGGGCTTGTTGGTGGGTGATCATAATCTTACTTCtg GGACTGATACAACGGCAGCTGCTCTTTATGCTATTAGTGATTTTAAGCAGCATTCTAATTATGATGCAGATACCCAACTGAATGATATAGCTGTAGTGAGGACTAATTTACGGATAAAATTTGGTCTCTTCGTGGGGCCCGTATGTTTACCATTTAGATATACCGTAGTAGACTTCTACAGTCAAATTGTGACAGCTTTGG GGTGGGGCTTCACGGATTTCTCTGGTCAAAAATCAGACACCCTCCAAGAAGTGGATTTGTCGATCGTGTCTAACAAGGAATGTGCCGCTGCCATCCCCGACCCAGTCACCACCAATCAAATCTGCACATACGCACCTGCTAAAGACACTTGTCTGAGTGATTCCGGGGGTCCCCTTTTGTGGCAAGACCCCAGCACAAGAAAACTGCAATTGGTCGGAATTATTTCTTACGGAATAGGTTGCGCAACAACGAAACCTGCAGTCAACACGAGAGTCACATCTTATTTGTCCTGGGTAGTCTCAGTTACAAGCG acgCCGTTTACTGTATTAAATAA
- the LOC138123247 gene encoding venom serine protease 34-like isoform X2, with protein MYVKLYQVMGLASIFNFLMPMSMAIDPTCDYFQELVMGQEYYIYNLEYPSSYSQSVSCRWSGTSPEDTVIILTCDDIDIPSSTDCQGDRLAISLTGDSNLKDATNYCGTTATTVVTQGNSITVGLFSTSTSPGGRFACSLTAMQAAPMTTTSERPNICDCGWRHQTRIVGGHDTGVNEFPSMAAILDRYTTDAFCGASIISDRYALTAAHCLLHKQPSDLGLLVGDHNLTSGTDTTAAALYAISDFKQHSNYDADTQLNDIAVVRTNLRIKFGLFVGPVCLPFRYTVVDFYSQIVTALGWGFTDFSGQKSDTLQEVDLSIVSNKECAAAIPDPVTTNQICTYAPAKDTCLSDSGGPLLWQDPSTRKLQLVGIISYGIGCATTKPAVNTRVTSYLSWVVSVTSDAVYCIK; from the exons ACGTAAAGTTGTATCAAGTGATGGGTCTTGCTAGCATCTTCAATTTTCTGATGCCCATGTCAATGGCAATAGACCCAACCTGCGACTACTTCCAAGAACTGGTGATGGGTCAAGAATACTACATCTACAATCTGGAATATCCCAGCTCATACTCACAGTCCGTCTCTTGTCGGTGGAGCGGAACGAGTCCCGAGGATACCGTAATTATCTTGACCTGTGACGATATTGACATTCCGTCG TCCACCGACTGCCAAGGCGACCGCCTTGCCATATCTTTAACCGGCGACTCGAACCTCAAAGATGCTACCAATTACTGCGGCACGACCGCTACGACAGTAGTCACACAAGGCAATTCCATTACAGTTG GGTTGTTCTCGACGAGTACCAGTCCCGGTGGTCGCTTCGCTTGCTCTTTAACTGCGATGCAAGCAGCTCCAATGACCACAACTTCAGAAAGACCCAATATTTGTGACTGTGGCTGGAGACATCAA ACACGAATTGTAGGGGGGCATGATACTGGAGTTAACGAGTTCCCATCGATGGCGGCTATTTTGGATCGGTACACTACGGATGCCTTCTGTGGAGCTTCTATTATTTCCGATAGGTACGCTCTAACGGCTGCTCACTGTCTTCTGCATAAACAACCGAGTGATTTGGGCTTGTTGGTGGGTGATCATAATCTTACTTCtg GGACTGATACAACGGCAGCTGCTCTTTATGCTATTAGTGATTTTAAGCAGCATTCTAATTATGATGCAGATACCCAACTGAATGATATAGCTGTAGTGAGGACTAATTTACGGATAAAATTTGGTCTCTTCGTGGGGCCCGTATGTTTACCATTTAGATATACCGTAGTAGACTTCTACAGTCAAATTGTGACAGCTTTGG GGTGGGGCTTCACGGATTTCTCTGGTCAAAAATCAGACACCCTCCAAGAAGTGGATTTGTCGATCGTGTCTAACAAGGAATGTGCCGCTGCCATCCCCGACCCAGTCACCACCAATCAAATCTGCACATACGCACCTGCTAAAGACACTTGTCTGAGTGATTCCGGGGGTCCCCTTTTGTGGCAAGACCCCAGCACAAGAAAACTGCAATTGGTCGGAATTATTTCTTACGGAATAGGTTGCGCAACAACGAAACCTGCAGTCAACACGAGAGTCACATCTTATTTGTCCTGGGTAGTCTCAGTTACAAGCG acgCCGTTTACTGTATTAAATAA